A region from the Coffea eugenioides isolate CCC68of chromosome 9, Ceug_1.0, whole genome shotgun sequence genome encodes:
- the LOC113781988 gene encoding probable 3-hydroxyisobutyrate dehydrogenase, mitochondrial isoform X1, protein MAISRLRFLLHQQLQKYTSSLRHLSYSNRSFCSASNLRSHFQRIGFIGLGNMGSRMANNLIEDGYNLTVHDVDHNAMKIFSERGILTKESPFEVADSSDVLITMLPSSNHVLDVYTGRNGLLSHGNTLGPWLFIDSSTIDPQTSRKLSATIADCSLKRKRDGFEVPAMLDAPVSGGVLAAQAGTLTFMVGGLEEAYVAAKPLFLSMGKSTIYCGGAGNGSAAKICNNLAMAVSMLGVSEALALGQKLGIAASTLTKIFNSSSARCWSSDTYNPVPGVMDGVPASRNYDGGFASKLMAKDLNLAAESAKEVGLEFPLTSQAEKIFTQLCNDGHGMKDFSCVFRHYYPGNDEL, encoded by the exons ATGGCGATTTCCAGATTAAGGTTTTTACTTCATCAGCAGCTCCAAAAATATACTTCTTCTCTTCGTCACTTGTCTTATTCCAACCGTTCATTTTGTTCAGCATCCAATCTTCGCTCTCACTTTCAA AGAATTGGATTTATTGGTTTAGGAAATATGGGATCCCGAATGGCTAATAATTTGATTGAGGATGGATACAATCTCACCGTTCATGATGT AGACCACAATGCCATGAAGATTTTCTCAGAGAGGGGGATTCTTACAAAAGAGTCACCTTTTGAAGTTGCGGATAGTAGTGACGTCTTGATCACAATGTTGCCTTCTTCAAACCAT GTATTGGATGTTTACACTGGACGAAATGGTTTGCTCAGCCATGGTAATACTCTTGGACCGTGGTTGTTCATAGATTCATCAACAATTGACCCTCAAACGTCAAGAAAGCTCTCTGCCACCATAGCTGATTGTTCtctgaaaaggaaaagag ATGGTTTTGAGGTTCCGGCCATGTTGGATGCTCCTGTATCCGGAGGTGTTCTTGCTGCTCAAGCTGGAACACTTACTTTCATG GTGGGTGGCTTGGAGGAAGCTTATGTGGCTGCAAAACCCTTATTTCTCTCAATGGGGAAAAGCACAATTTATTGTGGTGGAGCAGGAAATGGTTCA GCAGCAAAGATCTGTAACAATTTGGCAATGGCTGTCAGTATGCTTGGTGTATCAGAGGCCCTTGCTTTAGGTCAGAAATTGGGTATTGCTGCCAGTACTCTGACCAAGATATTCAATTCTTCAAGTGCTCGCTGTTGGAGTAG TGATACTTACAATCCAGTGCCTGGAGTGATGGATGGGGTGCCTGCTTCAAGGAACTATGATGGTGGGTTTGCATCAAAGTTGATG gCTAAAGATCTAAATCTTGCTGCAGAATCAGCCAAAGAAGTAGGTTTGGAATTTCCACTGACATCTCAAGCAGAAAAGAT ATTCACTCAGCTTTGCAATGATGGGCATGGAATGAAGGACTTCTCATGCGTCTTCCGCCACTATTACCCTGGAAACGATGAGCTATAG
- the LOC113781988 gene encoding probable 3-hydroxyisobutyrate dehydrogenase, mitochondrial isoform X3, with the protein MKIFSERGILTKESPFEVADSSDVLITMLPSSNHVLDVYTGRNGLLSHGNTLGPWLFIDSSTIDPQTSRKLSATIADCSLKRKRDGFEVPAMLDAPVSGGVLAAQAGTLTFMVGGLEEAYVAAKPLFLSMGKSTIYCGGAGNGSAAKICNNLAMAVSMLGVSEALALGQKLGIAASTLTKIFNSSSARCWSSDTYNPVPGVMDGVPASRNYDGGFASKLMAKDLNLAAESAKEVGLEFPLTSQAEKIFTQLCNDGHGMKDFSCVFRHYYPGNDEL; encoded by the exons ATGAAGATTTTCTCAGAGAGGGGGATTCTTACAAAAGAGTCACCTTTTGAAGTTGCGGATAGTAGTGACGTCTTGATCACAATGTTGCCTTCTTCAAACCAT GTATTGGATGTTTACACTGGACGAAATGGTTTGCTCAGCCATGGTAATACTCTTGGACCGTGGTTGTTCATAGATTCATCAACAATTGACCCTCAAACGTCAAGAAAGCTCTCTGCCACCATAGCTGATTGTTCtctgaaaaggaaaagag ATGGTTTTGAGGTTCCGGCCATGTTGGATGCTCCTGTATCCGGAGGTGTTCTTGCTGCTCAAGCTGGAACACTTACTTTCATG GTGGGTGGCTTGGAGGAAGCTTATGTGGCTGCAAAACCCTTATTTCTCTCAATGGGGAAAAGCACAATTTATTGTGGTGGAGCAGGAAATGGTTCA GCAGCAAAGATCTGTAACAATTTGGCAATGGCTGTCAGTATGCTTGGTGTATCAGAGGCCCTTGCTTTAGGTCAGAAATTGGGTATTGCTGCCAGTACTCTGACCAAGATATTCAATTCTTCAAGTGCTCGCTGTTGGAGTAG TGATACTTACAATCCAGTGCCTGGAGTGATGGATGGGGTGCCTGCTTCAAGGAACTATGATGGTGGGTTTGCATCAAAGTTGATG gCTAAAGATCTAAATCTTGCTGCAGAATCAGCCAAAGAAGTAGGTTTGGAATTTCCACTGACATCTCAAGCAGAAAAGAT ATTCACTCAGCTTTGCAATGATGGGCATGGAATGAAGGACTTCTCATGCGTCTTCCGCCACTATTACCCTGGAAACGATGAGCTATAG
- the LOC113781988 gene encoding probable 3-hydroxyisobutyrate dehydrogenase, mitochondrial isoform X2, producing MPGLCCCHLLMSDTPHLPISYQTNENLGARPPGSPAMTVNKSVKYLVCQGNPFQSARLYEVLDVYTGRNGLLSHGNTLGPWLFIDSSTIDPQTSRKLSATIADCSLKRKRDGFEVPAMLDAPVSGGVLAAQAGTLTFMVGGLEEAYVAAKPLFLSMGKSTIYCGGAGNGSAAKICNNLAMAVSMLGVSEALALGQKLGIAASTLTKIFNSSSARCWSSDTYNPVPGVMDGVPASRNYDGGFASKLMAKDLNLAAESAKEVGLEFPLTSQAEKIFTQLCNDGHGMKDFSCVFRHYYPGNDEL from the exons ATGCCTGGTTTGTGCTGCTGTCATTTACTTATGTCTGATACTCCCCACCTTCCCATTAGTTATCAGACGAATGAAAACCTTGGTGCAAGACCCCCTGGCAGTCCTGCTATGACTGTCAACAAGAGTGTAAAATACCTCGTGTGCCAAGGAAACCCTTTTCAGTCAGCAAGACTGTATGAG GTATTGGATGTTTACACTGGACGAAATGGTTTGCTCAGCCATGGTAATACTCTTGGACCGTGGTTGTTCATAGATTCATCAACAATTGACCCTCAAACGTCAAGAAAGCTCTCTGCCACCATAGCTGATTGTTCtctgaaaaggaaaagag ATGGTTTTGAGGTTCCGGCCATGTTGGATGCTCCTGTATCCGGAGGTGTTCTTGCTGCTCAAGCTGGAACACTTACTTTCATG GTGGGTGGCTTGGAGGAAGCTTATGTGGCTGCAAAACCCTTATTTCTCTCAATGGGGAAAAGCACAATTTATTGTGGTGGAGCAGGAAATGGTTCA GCAGCAAAGATCTGTAACAATTTGGCAATGGCTGTCAGTATGCTTGGTGTATCAGAGGCCCTTGCTTTAGGTCAGAAATTGGGTATTGCTGCCAGTACTCTGACCAAGATATTCAATTCTTCAAGTGCTCGCTGTTGGAGTAG TGATACTTACAATCCAGTGCCTGGAGTGATGGATGGGGTGCCTGCTTCAAGGAACTATGATGGTGGGTTTGCATCAAAGTTGATG gCTAAAGATCTAAATCTTGCTGCAGAATCAGCCAAAGAAGTAGGTTTGGAATTTCCACTGACATCTCAAGCAGAAAAGAT ATTCACTCAGCTTTGCAATGATGGGCATGGAATGAAGGACTTCTCATGCGTCTTCCGCCACTATTACCCTGGAAACGATGAGCTATAG